Proteins encoded together in one Hevea brasiliensis isolate MT/VB/25A 57/8 chromosome 16, ASM3005281v1, whole genome shotgun sequence window:
- the LOC110650005 gene encoding protein BRANCHLESS TRICHOME, whose translation MMIGSVENSANESIPQYPITTATCPTWKLYENPFYNSHHTNHHQHPHHRHCQSNKHFHPLSARKIAPSFWDLTFFRPIMETELEIAGAQIIELKAELEYERKARRKGETMNKILAKELAEERKGREALERVCEELAREISSDKVEIDRIKREIEEERKMLRVAEVLREERVQMKLAEAKILFEEKLLELEGSKMSEPDENPTLKMEQEDKNQEDQATANNLSGKFSRLILGERSCDDNNGADSRESTRAVLSEKSSCNDNHSSVSSVTVENPHIKRGIKGFVEFPRVVRAIGSKSRHWGTKLECQKAQLRILLRQKNPIRSNNVIIS comes from the coding sequence ATGATGATCGGTAGCGTAGAAAATTCCGCAAATGAATCCATTCCTCAATACCCCATCACCACCGCCACTTGCCCAACCTGGAAATTGTACGAGAATCCATTTTATAATTCTCACCATACTAATCATCATCAGCATCCACACCACAGGCATTGCCAAAGTAACAAGCATTTTCACCCTCTCTCTGCTCGTAAGATCGCTCCTTCCTTCTGGGATCTGACCTTCTTCAGGCCTATCATGGAGACTGAACTAGAAATTGCTGGAGCCCAGATCATTGAATTGAAAGCTGAGCTCGAATATGAAAGAAAGGCACGAAGGAAAGGGGAGACTATGAACAAAATATTGGCTAAAGAACTAGCTGAGGAGAGAAAGGGAAGAGAGGCTCTTGAGAGAGTTTGTGAAGAACTTGCTAGAGAAATTTCATCGGATAAAGTAGAGATTGATCGCATAAAAAGAGAAATTGAGGAGGAAAGAAAGATGCTAAGAGTGGCTGAGGTGTTAAGAGAAGAAAGGGTTCAAATGAAGCTCGCCGAGGCAAAGATTCTCTTTGAAGAAAAACTATTAGAATTGGAGGGAAGTAAAATGTCAGAACCTGATGAGAATCCAACTTTGAAGATGGAACAAGAAGATAAGAATCAAGAAGATCAGGCAACTGCAAATAATTTATCTGGAAAGTTTAGCAGACTGATACTGGGGGAGCGGTCCTGTGATGATAATAATGGAGCAGATTCAAGAGAATCAACAAGAGCAGTTCTAAGTGAAAAATCATCGTGTAATGATAATCATAGCAGTGTTTCATCTGTGACAGTTGAGAATCCTCATATAAAGAGAGGGATCAAAGGGTTCGTGGAATTCCCTCGAGTGGTTCGAGCAATCGGATCCAAAAGTAGGCACTGGGGAACAAAGCTGGAGTGTCAAAAAGCTCAGCTAAGGATTCTGCTGAGACAAAAGAACCCCATCAGATCCAATaatgttattatcagttga
- the LOC110650008 gene encoding protein IQ-DOMAIN 17-like translates to MGKKSGTSWFTIVKRAFRSPTKENEKKSSRRREEHDQQEEEKMREKRRWLFRKLNGNHVQQCEANTTVSPISDGEQRRAIRGAAAAAATAQAAVQMNRLTRPSSFVREQWAAVVIQTAFRGYLARRALGALKGLVKLQALVRGHNVRKQAKLTLKCMQALVRVQDRVCDQRARLSHEGSRKSMFVETNGLWESRYLQDIRKRRSTSRDLTSIQDDCDDHLHTSEEIEVMLQSKKEAALKRQKALAYAFSSKIWTSRRSPSAGDEKELEEGTRWFDRSMATKQMESSSRISADRREDIKTVEIDPSRPCSYSTPTAARRSQSQNHQQKQTSPLLRAHHNIHFHQSPITPSPCKTKPLQVRSASPRCAKEEKCYSAALTPSLGSRYRYGMCASGVTATAAMPNYMAATQSAKARARSQSAPRHRPSTPDRERGGTAKKRLSYPAPEPHCGIRIDYSSFSQNLRSPSFKSVQGGCFGMEHRSNYSTCYTESIGGGEISPCSTTDLRWLK, encoded by the exons ATGGGAAAGAAGAGCGGTACCTCATGGTTCACAATAGTGAAAAGAGCATTTAGGTCTCCAACTAAAGAGAATGAGAAAAAGAGTAGCAGAAGAAGAGAAGAACACGACCAACAAGAGGAAGAAAAG ATGAGAGAGAAACGAAGATGGCTTTTCAGAAAGCTCAATGGCAATCACGTTCAACAATGTGAAGCAAACACCACGGTAAGTCCTATATCGGATGGTGAGCAGAGGCGTGCAATTAGAGGGGCAGCAGCCGCAGCAGCAACAGCCCAAGCAGCAGTGCAGATGAATAGGCTCACTAGGCCTTCCAGTTTCGTTAGAGAACAGTGGGCTGCTGTGGTCATTCAAACAGCTTTTAGAGGCTACCTA GCAAGGAGAGCTCTAGGAGCACTTAAAGGGCTAGTTAAGCTTCAAGCTTTAGTGAGAGGACATAATGTTAGAAAGCAAGCAAAATTAACACTAAAGTGCATGCAAGCTTTGGTTCGAGTTCAAGATCGTGTCTGCGACCAACGTGCAAGACTTTCACATGAAGGGAGCAGAAAGTCCATGTTTGTTGAAACCAATGGCCTATGGGAATCTAGATATCTCCAAGACATCCGCAAGAGGAGGTCTACC TCAAGAGATTTAACCTCCATTCAAGATGATTGTGATGACCACCTACATACAAGTGAGGAGATTGAGGTCATGCTGCAAAGTAAAAAGGAAGCTGCTTTGAAACGCCAAAAAGCTCTTGCTTACGCTTTCTCTAGCAAG ATATGGACTTCTCGAAGAAGCCCGTCAGCAGGGGACGAGAAGGAGCTAGAAGAAGGAACAAGATGGTTTGACCGCTCGATGGCTACGAAGCAAATGGAGAGCAGTAGCAGAATATCAGCTGATAGAAGGGAAGATATAAAAACTGTAGAAATTGACCCTTCTAGGCCTTGCTCTTATTCTACTCCAACTGCTGCTCGAAGATCACAATCTCAAAATCACCAACAAAAACAGACTTCCCCTCTTCTTAGAGCACATCATAATATCCATTTCCACCAATCACCCATCACCCCATCTCCCTGCAAAACCAAACCCCTTCAAGTCCGTTCTGCAAGCCCTCGATGTGCAAAAGAGGAAAAATGCTACTCAGCAGCACTTACACCAAGCCTAGGCTCCAGATACCGCTATGGAATGTGCGCAAGTGGGGTTACTGCCACTGCTGCAATGCCAAACTATATGGCAGCCACTCAATCTGCAAAGGCTCGGGCAAGGTCCCAGAGCGCACCGAGGCACAGGCCATCCACGCCTGATAGAGAACGCGGTGGAACAGCAAAGAAACGCCTGTCATATCCAGCTCCTGAGCCTCATTGTGGCATTAGAATTGATTATAGTAGCTTTAGCCAGAACCTGAGAAGCCCCAGCTTTAAGAGTGTGCAAGGTGGATGTTTTGGAATGGAGCACCGGTCAAACTACTCTACATGCTACACTGAGAGCATTGGTGGTGGGGAAATATCTCCCTGTTCAACTACTGATCTAAGGTGGTTAAAGTAG
- the LOC110650007 gene encoding uncharacterized protein At5g39865-like, translating into MGCVSSNLLNNDDDFTQLGSSALSHHIVSLTSTTYGLLNLDPPPQSSATTPPTPPIRFTLGSIFPSPLCEPKSLWSDPRPLHSDCPETINSWELMSGLDNDSFRFSPIVKKDQTHLTSKENYSPDFAFNPTLESNVLKPLKDSFFANSTPGSTPLKHNVHSLDRYEKLCPPNGENRVVIYTTTLRGIRKTFEACNVVRTAIEGFGVLICERDVSMDRGFREELRELMKGMEGEATMPPRMFVKGRYVGGVEEVMNIVEEGKMGDLLQGLPKKRGGMCDGCGDARFLPCFSCNGSSKIVMVVKEGLGQKQRRTVVVRCPDCNENGLVLCPICA; encoded by the coding sequence ATGGGCTGCGTATCTTCCAATTTGCTAAACAACGATGACGACTTCACTCAACTCGGCAGCTCAGCGCTCAGTCACCACATTGTCTCCCTCACCTCCACTACCTATGGTCTCCTCAATCTTGACCCACCTCCTCAGTCCTCCGCCACCACTCCCCCAACCCCACCCATTCGTTTCACCCTCGGTTCCATCTTCCCTAGCCCACTCTGCGAGCCCAAGTCTCTCTGGTCCGATCCTAGGCCTCTCCACTCTGATTGCCCTGAAACCATCAATTCTTGGGAGCTAATGTCTGGTCTCGACAATGATAGCTTCCGCTTTTCTCCCATTGTCAAGAAAGACCAGACTCATTTAACAAGCAAAGAGAACTATAGTCCCGATTTCGCCTTCAACCCTACTCTTGAATCCAATGTCTTGAAGCCCTTGAAGGACAGCTTTTTTGCCAATTCTACTCCTGGGTCCACCCCCCTCAAACATAATGTGCATTCCCTGGATAGATACGAGAAATTGTGTCCGCCAAATGGGGAAAACAGAGTTGTGATCTACACCACAACATTGAGGGGCATAAGAAAGACATTCGAGGCATGCAATGTTGTTCGCACAGCAATTGAAGGATTTGGGGTATTAATTTGCGAGAGAGATGTGTCGATGGATCGCGGGTTTAGAGAGGAGTTAAGGGAGTTGATGAAAGGGATGGAGGGAGAGGCAACGATGCCGCCAAGGATGTTTGTGAAGGGAAGGTATGTAGGTGGGGTGGAGGAGGTGATGAATATAGTGGAGGAGGGGAAAATGGGAGACCTGCTGCAGGGCTTGCCAAAGAAGAGAGGGGGTATGTGTGATGGGTGTGGGGATGCGAGGTTCCTTCCATGTTTTTCGTGCAATGGAAGCTCTAAGATAGTGATGGTGGTGAAGGAGGGGTTAGGGCAGAAGCAAAGGAGGACGGTGGTGGTCAGATGTCCTGATTGCAATGAGAATGGACTGGTGCTTTGCCCCATTTGTGCCTGA